The genomic DNA AAGTATGAATTCTTCTTTTTTTAGCGGGAATGATTGCTTTTGCAGCTGCTTCTAAGTCTGGACGAACCGCTCTTGCAAGTGCCGCAATGATTGGACCTTCGACCTCTCTGGAAATTCTTTGGACTGCCTGGAATTGTACTGGGGAAGAAACCGGGAAACCTGCTTCGATCACATCCACATTCATTTTAGCGAGTTGGAGTGCGATCTCTATCTTCTCATTCTCGCTCATTGCCGCGCCTGGGCATTGTTCTCCGTCTCGGAGAGTGGTATCGAAAATCCGAACAAAATCCAAATTTGAGTTCATATGCTTGGAAAACTTCCCTAACTCCAAAATTATAGTCTGAATCGGGCCGTAAACCTAATAAATAAGCGGTTTTGGCCTTTCGGAGATTAGACCGGATTATGGACAGGGACTCTCTTAGTTTCTTTGGCGCTAGCTTAAAATCAGAAGATTGCTCGGAAGCAGCAAGGCTTTACTCGGATCTTTTCAGCGGAGAAGTTCTGGTCGCAAGCCTTGGCCATGCAGAACTTCTCTTTTCCGAAAACCAAAGAGTGATCTTTAGTAAAGAAACAGAGGAATGTCCCGTAACTCCCGGAACCCTAGTCTGGAAGATCCGAAAGGAGAAGGTCCCAGCTTTCGAAACTCGACTGTTAAGCTTCGGTTTTCAGAAAGAATCTGAGACAGATAAATATTCTTCGTATTTAGATCCTTGGAAAAACCGGATCTGGCTGCATTGGTAGCGAAATCCTTAGCGGTCTTTGCGCCTTTGCGTGATTCCCAAATCTTTCCTTATTGTTATTTTCACGCGAAGCCGCTAAGGGTAGAAGGTCTTGGGCTTTTTACCTTAAATTCTTTATATTTCTCAGTGATCTTTGTGCGAAACTTCAACCCGGATAAGGTTGGACCTCTTCTTTTCCTTCTTTGAGAGCTGCCTCTGCCATTTTATGAGCATCTTCTCCTAGATACTTTTCGATCCAGTAATGGGCGAGGTAGATCAAAGGAGTGATCCCGATCGCAATAAAGATCTTATAGAAGAAGTTCGTGTACGAGATTGAGTTCAGTGTTTGGAAATCGTAAGTTCCCCAATAGGCAACAAAGATAACGACATAAGAATCCAGCAGTTGTGAGAAAATTGTCGAACCGGTGGCTCTAAGCCAAAGAAGTTTGTTTTTGGTCTTCTTCCGGATCAAATGGAAGACTTGGATGTCCACAAGCTGTCCGATTAGGTAAGCCACGATAGAGCCTGTGATCACTTGCCCTGTATTAAAGAATACCACCTGAAAGGAATGATCATCTACAGGCGAATTTCCTGCCGCAGGAATAGCCATATCCAATTGAAGAAGGAAGAATGCCAAAACGATCATTACCATCCCAACTAGGGTTAGGTATCTAACACCTCTTCTTCCATAATACTCATTCAAAAGGTCCGTTACGATAAATGTGATCGGAAATGGAATTACACCTAAGGTCATGGTTAAGGCCTTACTTCCGATCGTTACTTGGAACCATTTAGAGCCAGTCACCTCTGCCATTAATAAGAAGGTTATGAAGATGGAACCTAAAACGAAAAATAGTTTGAATGGCCGGTGAAACTGCATCTGAGGAAAAATCTTGCGAATTAAGTCTCTGTCAATCAAAGAACAGATAGGATTCCCACAAACGTTTGACAGACAGACCAACTATAAATCACTGGAAGACAGTCGGTGCTTTACTTTTGGCCCCCGCGATTCGATAAATATATAGAGCTCAAATGAATCCAAACGATGAACCTTACACCCCAGAGGACTTGATCCGCCCCGTCCCATACCAAGCTAAAAAGCAGCCTCTCTGGCAAACAAGCCTAGTGAGCCTGACTTGGTTTTTGCTTTCCGGAATTTCTTTTTATCTAGGACTCCAAGCCCTAAAGGCAGATCCTAAAACTGCTTCTACCCAAACCGGAACAGAACAAGTAGCATTCCAAAATACTACTCTCAAATCAGATCTGGCTCCTACAGAGGGGGCCTGGGAATCTTGGAAGAAATGGTGGAATTCCAACAATACTTCTTCCGAGTCAGATGGAACTTCCAATACTGTAAGTTCTTTCCAGTCTGAAATAGAAGAAGATCCTGCTTTTAGAGCTTCTACTTGGTTCTCAGATTATGAGGCGATGAAACGTACAGTTCATCTATATAATGAGATTCATCCATTTATCTATGGATTTAAAGGAAGAGAGACTAATAACGGAGATCTTTATTCTCTTTGGGGATCTGCTCAAAAACACGCACGTGTTGCAGAACTTAGGTCTTTAAATCCAAGAGTAAAGATCATTCCTACCATTTTCCGCTGGGAAAATAAGAATGAGAAGATCTCAGAGAATATCGGTCTGAACGGACGTAATGATATCAGAGACAAACATATCCAGAATATTCTATACGAAGTAGATACTTACGGTTTCGACGGTATTGATATTGATTATGAAGGAATGAGCTGCGAGAAAAAAGAGAAGTTCGAAGAATTCATCGTTATTCTTTCGAAAGAAATCCACAAACGTGGCAAACTTCTTTCTGTAGCCGTTCACCCTAAAACTGCCGCTAAAAAAACCGGCCTAAAAGCATGTAAGGGTTTAAAAGAAAAAATTAATATGGATTTTGCTGAGAATTGGAGAGGTCCAATGACCCACGATTACGCATTCTTAGCAAAACATGCAGACCGTGTGAAGGTGATGGCTTACGAACTTCATCCTCGTAAGTATAGAAACCCAGGACCTGGACCTCAGGCTCCAAACGTTTGGATCAGAAATATTATCACTTACGCAAAAGAAAGAGTTCCTGCTAAAAAATTGTATATGGCAATCCCAACTTACGGATATGATTGGGCGCTAAATTGTAATGCGAAGATCAAGGCTGTATATTGGTCGGACGCATTAAAACGCCAACAATTAGGTGTGACCAAACAACCTACTAATATCACCCAAGTTTTAGCGGATAATAAGAACTCGGATTCGTGGACAAATCTTTCCAAGTTTAGCTGGGTTCACCAAGGTAAAACTTATGAGGATCCAAGTATCTGGTATAAGTCGGAAGGTTGTGATCGTGTTGCTTTTTTCATGAACAGAAAAGCTTTCGAAGAGAAAATGACTCTATTAAGATCTTATGATATTGGTGGATTCTCTTTCTGGCAGTTATTATCCGATAATGATCCAGGTATCAATGATTATTTGGAATTACTTGTGACTAATAAACTTCCACCTGTTCCAAAGGCTAAAAAACTGCCTGAGAGTCCGAATCCTGATGTAAAACAGGCTCCTCCGGAAGAAGGTCAGGAAGAAGCCAAGAATACACAGGATCTTGTCAAAAAATAAAGTTACAATCATCACAGAAGATCCTTCTCTCGCAGCAAAAGTTCTGAAAGAGGGAGGGATTGTTCTATTTCCTACCGAGACTGTTTATGGTCTTGGTGCGGACGCTCGGAATCTTTCCTCTTGTTTAGAAATTTATAAAATTAAAAACCGTCCCGCAGATAATCCTTTAATTGTACATTTAGGGAATCCGGCTCTTATTCCGGATATTGGAGAGGTTCCTGAAGGTGCAAGGATCCTGATCAGGCAATGTATGCCAGGTCCTTTAAGTTTGGTATTGAAGAAGGTTGATAAATCCGTTTTTTCTACCGGGCTGACTACGATTGCAGTAAGAGTCCCTTCTAATCCGAAAACTTTAGAAATGCTTTCTTATTTCGGAGGTCCGGTTTCTGCTCCTTCTGCAAATCTTTCAGGACAACCATCTATCACAAGATTAGATGATGCTATTTCTGAGTTTGATGGATACGTGGATCTGATCTTAAAAGGTCCTGAACCTGAAATAGGTTTAGAATCTACCGTTGTTGATTTTTCAATTTCTCCACCTAAACTTCTTCGCCCCGGTTATTTTGGTTGGGAAGAATTACAAAAACATGTTCCTGATCTAGAAAACTATAGTGACTTAAAAGAAGGAGAAACTCCTTCGAGTCCTGGAGTAAAATATAAACATTATTCACCTAAGGCAAAGGTGGTCTTCACAGAAAACCAAACTCCAGACAGAGAATCGGCTGCCATAGGAATAAGCCTAACGAGAGGCTGGAAATTTGCTCTGGATCTTCGTAATAACTCCGAGTATATGAAAAATTTATACTCCTTCTTTAGAGATTGTGATCGATTAGGGATTTCTAAAATTTACTGTTTCCCACCTGCAAACTCACTCGGTAAAGAAGCACTCTTGAACAGAATATTAAAGGCTCAAGAATAGCATTATATATTAGATAGTTCCTGAGCAATTTCGGAGAGATGTAGTATCTCCATTGGATTTTGCTTCTTCTCTGCATTTAACTTAGAAAAGAAAGAAAACTTGGATAACTGCATTCCGGGTTTTAAGTCCTGGACTAGATCCTTCCAGCTATAAGTTCCCGGAAGATAACGTACATCTATTTTTTTGGATTTTAGTTCTTGTTTCAAATCCTGTAATATATCCAAGAATGAATCACAGGAATCTAAAAATCCTGATTTACGGAATGTTTCTCCGGAGAAGATACGACCTTCTCCGTAATGTTTTTCTAATTCTTGGAAACTGGTTTTCCTAGATTCAATTACGCGGTTATAGAATAAGTCCCTGGATCTTAATACTTCTTTTCTTAAGAACTGCTCCGACTTAGGTGAAAGTTTTCCGTATTCGGAAAGAATATCCCTATTTGGATAAAATCCGATCCTTTCTTTTTGGACCCCGAATTTATCATAGAGCTTCTTCAATTCGAATCTCATCATCACTGCACCGATGGAACCAACGATTGAATACGGTGTTCCATGGATTTTTTGGGTGGCGCAGGAGAGATAATA from Leptospira selangorensis includes the following:
- a CDS encoding queuosine precursor transporter gives rise to the protein MQFHRPFKLFFVLGSIFITFLLMAEVTGSKWFQVTIGSKALTMTLGVIPFPITFIVTDLLNEYYGRRGVRYLTLVGMVMIVLAFFLLQLDMAIPAAGNSPVDDHSFQVVFFNTGQVITGSIVAYLIGQLVDIQVFHLIRKKTKNKLLWLRATGSTIFSQLLDSYVVIFVAYWGTYDFQTLNSISYTNFFYKIFIAIGITPLIYLAHYWIEKYLGEDAHKMAEAALKEGKEEVQPYPG
- a CDS encoding glycosyl hydrolase family 18 protein; amino-acid sequence: MNPNDEPYTPEDLIRPVPYQAKKQPLWQTSLVSLTWFLLSGISFYLGLQALKADPKTASTQTGTEQVAFQNTTLKSDLAPTEGAWESWKKWWNSNNTSSESDGTSNTVSSFQSEIEEDPAFRASTWFSDYEAMKRTVHLYNEIHPFIYGFKGRETNNGDLYSLWGSAQKHARVAELRSLNPRVKIIPTIFRWENKNEKISENIGLNGRNDIRDKHIQNILYEVDTYGFDGIDIDYEGMSCEKKEKFEEFIVILSKEIHKRGKLLSVAVHPKTAAKKTGLKACKGLKEKINMDFAENWRGPMTHDYAFLAKHADRVKVMAYELHPRKYRNPGPGPQAPNVWIRNIITYAKERVPAKKLYMAIPTYGYDWALNCNAKIKAVYWSDALKRQQLGVTKQPTNITQVLADNKNSDSWTNLSKFSWVHQGKTYEDPSIWYKSEGCDRVAFFMNRKAFEEKMTLLRSYDIGGFSFWQLLSDNDPGINDYLELLVTNKLPPVPKAKKLPESPNPDVKQAPPEEGQEEAKNTQDLVKK
- a CDS encoding L-threonylcarbamoyladenylate synthase — protein: MSKNKVTIITEDPSLAAKVLKEGGIVLFPTETVYGLGADARNLSSCLEIYKIKNRPADNPLIVHLGNPALIPDIGEVPEGARILIRQCMPGPLSLVLKKVDKSVFSTGLTTIAVRVPSNPKTLEMLSYFGGPVSAPSANLSGQPSITRLDDAISEFDGYVDLILKGPEPEIGLESTVVDFSISPPKLLRPGYFGWEELQKHVPDLENYSDLKEGETPSSPGVKYKHYSPKAKVVFTENQTPDRESAAIGISLTRGWKFALDLRNNSEYMKNLYSFFRDCDRLGISKIYCFPPANSLGKEALLNRILKAQE